The Rhodohalobacter sp. SW132 DNA segment TCTACAGGAATTTGGATTGAATACCTGCCGCCTGCCCCGATATGTTAAGTGGTTTCATATAACTTCTCTTCTTTCGTTGAAATGTAAGTACATTGTAATTATATTGAAAAATCAATCTAATAACGATCAAAGCCATGAAAACAAAAATAATACGTATTGGGAATTCTCAGGGGGTTCGAATTCCAAAACCACTGATTGAAGAAAGCGGATTAACCGAAGAAATTGAGATGATTCTCAGAGACGACGAAATTATTATTCGCTCTGCTGAAACAACAAGAAAGGATTGGGAAGCATCTTTCAAAAAAATGGAAGAACAAGGTGATGATTCTTTATTTGATAAGGAAGAGGTTGAACAGCCATCCGATTGGGATAAAACTGAGTGGACATGGTAGATAAACATCAGGTACGAAGGTTTGAGGTTCATCTGATTTCGCTTGATCCGGCAAAGGGATCTGAAATCAGAAAAACCCGTCCCTGCATAATCATTTCACCCGATGAAATGAATAAGCATATCAGAACCGTAATCATCGCACCGATGACTTCTGCAATCAAAAATTACCCTACACGGGTCACTACTACATTTCAGGGCAAAAAGGGGCAGATAGTTTTAGATCAAATTCGTACAGTAGATAAAAGCCGTTTGATCAAAAATCTTGGCACTATTAGTTCAACAGCTGAAGAGAAAGTATTGAAAACCTTGCAGGAGATGTTTGCCCCGTAGATTCGCCAACTTCACCAGGGGTTCGGGCATTGGTATTCTCGCTCCGTTGAACAATGTTGGATAGAAATTAAGAATCTTAAAATATATGATTTTTTTACCAGGAGTCCGCTGGCTGGCGGATCGAAGTACCACGGAGTGTATAAATATCAAATTACTAATCTTCGTGAAACCTTTGCGTTTTCGTGACTTTCCCCGGAGGGATCTCCTTGAGAGTGGACGAAACGCCGGATGGTTTATCATCCTCAAAATTTATCATTTACTTAGAAATTTTTTCACCAAGATTGTAATGCTATGATTTTCGTTTACCCACAAGAATTACTGTAGAACCTTATTATATTTTATTCTTACACTGATTTCCCATGAACCGAATCGACCG contains these protein-coding regions:
- a CDS encoding type II toxin-antitoxin system PemK/MazF family toxin, producing the protein MVDKHQVRRFEVHLISLDPAKGSEIRKTRPCIIISPDEMNKHIRTVIIAPMTSAIKNYPTRVTTTFQGKKGQIVLDQIRTVDKSRLIKNLGTISSTAEEKVLKTLQEMFAP
- a CDS encoding AbrB/MazE/SpoVT family DNA-binding domain-containing protein produces the protein MKTKIIRIGNSQGVRIPKPLIEESGLTEEIEMILRDDEIIIRSAETTRKDWEASFKKMEEQGDDSLFDKEEVEQPSDWDKTEWTW